Genomic segment of Candidatus Eremiobacterota bacterium:
AAGCGTGAATCACGGGAGCCGAAATACACAGTACCATCGCTCCCTATGGCTGGTGCCCCTGTTATAAGGTTTCCCGCAGGATAGCTCCACTTGAGGGAGCCTGAGCTGCTCACGGCATAGAGCTTTCCCGGCGAACCGGCGCCCACGTAAAGGGTGCCGTCGCTCCCTATGGCGGGCGCCGAATAGACATAGCCAAGGGATGCGTTGCTCCACTTCAGCGACCCCGCGGCGACGACGGTGACTGAAGACGAATTGCTGGTAACGCTTCCCGAGGTGGCCGTAATGGTGCAGGTGCCTGCCACGAGCGCGGTGAAAAGCCCTGAGGAGCTAATGGTGCCGACGCTTTCATCGCTGCTGGTCCACGAAGCGGAGGCTGTCAGGTCGCTTGATGAAGAGTCGCTGTAATATCCCGTGGCGCTGTATTGCTGCGTTCCTCCTGATGCCATGGTAGCAGAGGAGGGAGTGATAATGATAGATTCTAGTGTGGGTGAGGGGCCGGGGCCGGGGGGTACGGGAGTGGGAGAGGGCTCCTGAGGGGAAGGCGAGGGAGAAGGTGAGGGCTCCGGCGTCGGTGAAGGGGAAAGGGTGGGTGTCGGCATCGGCGATGGAGACGGGAGAGGCGACAGGGTAGGGGTCAGCACCATCGTTACCTCCGGATTGTCTCCGGCCATGACCTGGACATCGTAGAGGGCCTCTGCGAGTGCCTCGTTCGCCGCGTTGCTCGCGAGGATCCTTATGGTCTTCCATCCTATGGGGACGTTATTGATTACCGCGGTTGCGCTGTCGCCCGTTGCGGGTCGGTCAACGCGCACGGGGGGAACGGCATCCTGCGTCGTGCCGCGCTCATAGATATAGATGGCGAAATAGGTGGTGCCCTGGGGGATCTCTCTCAGCAGGAACTCATCTTTTTTACTGGGAATGGCTCCCCTGAGGGTCACCATCCCTGAAGATCCCTTCTTCGGAAAGGGGAGGGTGATAATGAGCCTGGCACTCCCCGCCATCCCGGGCACTCCGCCGGAAAAGCCGCCTCCCGTCCCCGTGCTGCAGCCGGAGAAGGCGAAGAGAAGTGAGAGATAAAGAGCAAGCACGGAAAGAATCGTTACCCTGGTGAGACTGTTTCTCATTGAATATCCTCCAGGCTTCATCACATCTGGACAGAGTCCGGTATTCAGCTTGATGAAGCGGCCGAATACTCCCTGATAGTCCGATTACCTCTGATGAGCATGGGAAGATCAGTGGAACGACCTGGCAGAATGAGTGGAGCTGCTCATCATTCTTCAGCATATCATAGCATGGGAATGTAATGATTTTCAATAGGTTTCCTGTGCCTCTTTTGATGATTATTTCCCCGGTGTTTCCTCTTTTGCCTTCCCAGGACGGTGAAAGGGAGAGTGCCTTTTGTGAAGAACTCCATGAGAGAGAGAATCCCTGTCAGCCGATGGAGAGGGGAGAGTGAGCGCCATGCTCACAGAAGAGCAGAGAAAAGAGATCCGCGAGGAGATGGGCCGCTTTCCTGATGCGCAGTCGGCCCTTCTCGGGGCCCTCCGCATTGCCCAGAGTGAAAAGGGATACGTCGATAATGATTCCCTTGTCGAGATCGCTGACCTCTTCTCCCTCTCTCCCGCTGAAGTCTATGGCGTGGCGAGCTTTTATCAGATGATCAGGCAGGAGCCCGTGGGCACCTGGCATATCCAGTTCTGCACCAATGTCTCCTGCTCTCTTGCCGGCGCTCCCCGCATCCTTGAGCATCTCAAGAGCCTCCTCGCCATCAGTGAAGGGGAGGTGACACCGGACGGCCTGTTTTCCCTTGAGTGCGTGCAGTGCCTTGGCGCATGCGGGAGCGCGCCGGTGATGATGGTGAATGATGAGCTTCACGAGCGCCTTGACGAGGAAAAAATCAGCGGGATCATCGGTTATTTGAAGAAGCGGGGCACCCCCCATGAGTGAGCCCATACTGCTCCGCCGCCCCCTCCCTGAAAAGCCCGTCGCCCTTGAGGAATACCTGGACGGCGGGGGATATGCCGCCTTCAGGAAAGCCCTCACGATGGAGCCTTCCCTGATCATTGACGAGGTAAAGCGCTCGGGCCTGCGCGGCAGGGGAGGCGCCGCCTTCCCCACGGGCGACAAGTGGGGCTATGTGCCCCGCGGCTCAGGTAAGCCTGTCTACCTGGTATGCAACGCCGACGAGGGCGAGCCGGGAACCTTCAAGGACAGGGTCCTCATGGAGAGCGATCCCCACCTTGTCATAGAGGGGATGCTCTGCGCCGCCCGGGCCATCGGGGCGGAGCGGGGCTTCATCTACCTGAGGGGGGAGTTTGCCAGGGCAGCCCGGGCCATCGGGGAAGCCCTCGAGGAGGCACGGCACGCCGGTATCCTGGGACATGATAAAGAGCTTCCCTTTGATATAAGCATTTTCAGGGGCGCCGGGTCTTACATCTGCGGTGATGAGACAGCCCTCATAGAATCCCTCGAGGGAAAGCGCGGCCAGCCAAGGATGAAGCCTCCCTACCCGGTGCAGGCCGGCCTCTATGGCTGCCCCACCGTGGTGAACAACGTGGAGACCCTCGCCTGCATCCCCTTCATCATAAGGGAAGGCGCCGGCATGTTTGCGGCCATCGGCAGCGGCAGAAGCAGGGGCACGAAGCTCTTCTCGGTGAGCGGCGATGTGAAAAGACCAGGCTGCTACGAGTATCCCATGGGAACACCCCTCCACACTCTCATTAATGAAGGGGCAGGGGGCATCGGGGAGGGGATGATCCTCAAGGGCGTCATCCCCGGCGGTATCTCGACGCCGGTGCTCCTGGCAGCGGAGTGCGATGTGACAATGGACTATGAATCTCTCGAGGCCCGAGGCTCTTCACTTGGCTCGGGAGGAGTGATTGTCCTGGGCTCGGGGGCGTCAATCCCGGGCATTGCCCTCACGGCGGCCCTTTTCTTCAGGGATGAGTCATGCGGCCAGTGCGGGCCCTGCCGCGAAGGCACGGCGATGCTCGCCCGCCTCCTGGAGGAAACTGAGGCCCCGCCTCTTCAGAGCATTGAGCGCCTCTGCACTTATATGAGGGGAGCCTGTCTCTGCCCCCTTGGCGACGCCGCGGCCCTGGCCATCGGTACAATGGCAAGAAAATTCAGAAGCGAGTTCGCCCGAAGAGGATTTTTCCCGCGGGAATAAAAAGACAGTAGGAGCTACTATAATGGCTGCATTAAATAATCTGGAGGGGGGATAGTATGAAAAAGGTATCATTGTGGATCATGCTCTTTTTCTTCTGCATCTCGGCATGCCAAGTGCCGGCCGCTCTTGAAGCAGAGGCTTCAAAGCCCAGGAAGCGGGTGGTCCAGACCTATATCAACGCCACTGTGATCGCCAGCGACCTCCCCACGGCAGCGGGGAGGCTCACCGATATGGTGAAGCAGCACAAGGGGATCCTCTCGAATCTCAACATCGATGACAATTCCGCAAGCGGCAACGCGTCGATCCAGATCCCCACGGCGGCCGTCTCTTCGTTCCTCTCCGACCTGAAACAGGTGGGAAGACTGCAGAGCCAGAGCATGTCCACGTCGGACTATTCGCAGTCCTACGATGAGTATTCCAGGAAGCTCAAGGCCTATGAGCTCCTCGCCAAGGCTTCGAGGGAGGGCCTTTTTTCCAGAATTGAAATCTCCGACGTGGAGCGCCCCATCCTTGAGGCTGAGTTCGCGAACCTGCTCAAAGACCAGATAACAAGCTGCAGGAGCAGCCTGAGAAACTACGACAACTACGGCGACAATGCCAATGTGAGCATAGCCCTCAAGGGGACCGGCCAGGGCCACGCGGTCCAGCAGGACCGGATCAATGTGACGGAAGTGAAGGAGATCGTGAGGGAAAAGGCCCCGAGCGATATGCCTGCAAGCTCTGCGATTGTCATCGCTCTCTGCGTCATGCTTGTGGCAGCCCTTCTCTATCTGGTCGTCCTTTACCGGAAGGTGCAGCAGATGAAAGACAGCCGAAAGACAGGGTAATACCGAGGGATTGAGCATGCCTATGCCATCATCGCAGGAATATGTTGAAGAAGCCGCCGGGACCGCTCCGGAGCCTGATTATTCTTACAGGTTCAAGCCTTTCCAGGAGATGACCCCTGAAGATTACCGGCTGGTGGGCTTCAAGTCGGGGCTTGAGGTGCACCAGCAGCTCCTTACGGGGAAAAAGCTTTTCTGCCGCTGCCCCGCAGGGCAGTACAGCGATCACTATGACGCCGAGATAATGCGCCACATGCGCCCTACCCTCTCGGAGCTCGGTGAATACGACGGCACGGCCCTGATGGAGTTCAAGACCAGGAAGGAGATCATCTACCACATCAACAGGGACACGGTATGCACCTATGAGATGGACGACACGCCTCCCTTTGAGCTGAACGAGGAGGCTCTCGAGATTGCCCTCAGCATCGGGCTTCTTTACGGGTGCTCAATGGTTGACGAGATCCATATCGCCCGGAAGCAGTATCTCGACGGGAGCATTCCCACGGGATTCCAGCGCACGACCATAGTGGGCGTAAATGGCCGGATCCCTTACAAGGGTCGCACGATTGGCGTCGTGCAGCTCGGCCTCGAGGAGGATGCCTGCCGCGAGGTAGCCGACGTGGGCCACCGCCGCTATTACCTCACAGATCGCCTGGGCATGCCCCTCATCGAGACGGTGACGGCTGCCGAGATGATAACGCCCCAGGAGGTCGCCGAAGTGGGGGAGATCATAAGGCGTCTTGCGCGCAGTACCGGAAAAGTGCGGACCGGCATCGGCGCCGCGAGGCAGGACGTCAACGTGAGCGTGACGGGCGGCACGCGCGTCGAGATCAAGGGAGTCTCCCGGATCCCTTACATCCCCCTTCTCACTTATAACGAGGCCATGCGCCAGTGGAACCTGCTGGGTCTCAGGGAGGAGCTCAGGAAGCGAGGCATCACGCCTGATACCTTCCGGTCCAGGACCGAAGACCTTTCAAGGATACTCCGGAAGACGCGCTATGAGCCCATCCACAATGCAATCAGCGGGGGAAAGGTGGTAAAGTGCGTCACTCTCTATGGATTCGGGGGCCTTCTCAGGTGGCAGACGCAGA
This window contains:
- a CDS encoding PQQ-binding-like beta-propeller repeat protein, translated to MRNSLTRVTILSVLALYLSLLFAFSGCSTGTGGGFSGGVPGMAGSARLIITLPFPKKGSSGMVTLRGAIPSKKDEFLLREIPQGTTYFAIYIYERGTTQDAVPPVRVDRPATGDSATAVINNVPIGWKTIRILASNAANEALAEALYDVQVMAGDNPEVTMVLTPTLSPLPSPSPMPTPTLSPSPTPEPSPSPSPSPQEPSPTPVPPGPGPSPTLESIIITPSSATMASGGTQQYSATGYYSDSSSSDLTASASWTSSDESVGTISSSGLFTALVAGTCTITATSGSVTSNSSSVTVVAAGSLKWSNASLGYVYSAPAIGSDGTLYVGAGSPGKLYAVSSSGSLKWSYPAGNLITGAPAIGSDGTVYFGSRDSRFYAVDSSGSLKWSISPGGWTEYATAAFGSDGTVYIGTVQDARLHALNPSDGSEKWNYSLGDQCYSSASIGSDGTIYIKSNYGYVFAVSDGTTAAIPLWSKAVGSSFYQQNGSPAIGSDGTVYIAFGSWSGAPYNSTLYALDPSASGSFKWSYNFTGWATGEPAVGSDGTIYFGNYYYNTFYALDASGTLKWSFNTGGAYSNENSPCIANDGTIYVSGVSATGRVNALNSSGSLKWSYSGYVSTAPALSPDGTVYFGYDSGLKALYGTGLLDTASPWPKFHHDIPNNGRQP
- the nuoE gene encoding NADH-quinone oxidoreductase subunit NuoE — translated: MLTEEQRKEIREEMGRFPDAQSALLGALRIAQSEKGYVDNDSLVEIADLFSLSPAEVYGVASFYQMIRQEPVGTWHIQFCTNVSCSLAGAPRILEHLKSLLAISEGEVTPDGLFSLECVQCLGACGSAPVMMVNDELHERLDEEKISGIIGYLKKRGTPHE
- the nuoF gene encoding NADH-quinone oxidoreductase subunit NuoF → MSEPILLRRPLPEKPVALEEYLDGGGYAAFRKALTMEPSLIIDEVKRSGLRGRGGAAFPTGDKWGYVPRGSGKPVYLVCNADEGEPGTFKDRVLMESDPHLVIEGMLCAARAIGAERGFIYLRGEFARAARAIGEALEEARHAGILGHDKELPFDISIFRGAGSYICGDETALIESLEGKRGQPRMKPPYPVQAGLYGCPTVVNNVETLACIPFIIREGAGMFAAIGSGRSRGTKLFSVSGDVKRPGCYEYPMGTPLHTLINEGAGGIGEGMILKGVIPGGISTPVLLAAECDVTMDYESLEARGSSLGSGGVIVLGSGASIPGIALTAALFFRDESCGQCGPCREGTAMLARLLEETEAPPLQSIERLCTYMRGACLCPLGDAAALAIGTMARKFRSEFARRGFFPRE
- a CDS encoding DUF4349 domain-containing protein; its protein translation is MKKVSLWIMLFFFCISACQVPAALEAEASKPRKRVVQTYINATVIASDLPTAAGRLTDMVKQHKGILSNLNIDDNSASGNASIQIPTAAVSSFLSDLKQVGRLQSQSMSTSDYSQSYDEYSRKLKAYELLAKASREGLFSRIEISDVERPILEAEFANLLKDQITSCRSSLRNYDNYGDNANVSIALKGTGQGHAVQQDRINVTEVKEIVREKAPSDMPASSAIVIALCVMLVAALLYLVVLYRKVQQMKDSRKTG
- the gatE gene encoding Glu-tRNA(Gln) amidotransferase subunit GatE — encoded protein: MPMPSSQEYVEEAAGTAPEPDYSYRFKPFQEMTPEDYRLVGFKSGLEVHQQLLTGKKLFCRCPAGQYSDHYDAEIMRHMRPTLSELGEYDGTALMEFKTRKEIIYHINRDTVCTYEMDDTPPFELNEEALEIALSIGLLYGCSMVDEIHIARKQYLDGSIPTGFQRTTIVGVNGRIPYKGRTIGVVQLGLEEDACREVADVGHRRYYLTDRLGMPLIETVTAAEMITPQEVAEVGEIIRRLARSTGKVRTGIGAARQDVNVSVTGGTRVEIKGVSRIPYIPLLTYNEAMRQWNLLGLREELRKRGITPDTFRSRTEDLSRILRKTRYEPIHNAISGGKVVKCVTLYGFGGLLRWQTQTDTYFSREISDRVRVVACLTTLPNIIHSDALAETLSTAEWRNVKKAAGAGEDDTVVLVWGDVADAETGAKEIAIRAHEAATGIPSETRQALSDGTNGFERILPGPDRMYPDTDLPPKRIKGERLEGIRATLPPPFWEREEWYRSLGIPADVIRPLAISPYAGLFERLVREKRINPTAAAVALIQYPKRLRKKGFPAVTIDGSVMELILDACSRGIIPREGIYRSLEHYTREGRLEIPLRCTEDDMAAAVRAAFDDTREMKFTAPEKRFRIIMGIVMRKISGSIEGRRVADFVRQLFPEVKP